From the genome of Eucalyptus grandis isolate ANBG69807.140 chromosome 2, ASM1654582v1, whole genome shotgun sequence, one region includes:
- the LOC104424227 gene encoding putative disease resistance protein At3g14460, whose amino-acid sequence MFGGVLRNKIKPSEWEDTLNNIIWDLPTTKNDEVLPILKLSYVHLPSYLKRCFSYCAVFPKDYEIERDELVLLWIAEGFLDGQKTKKNMLELGWNYFDELVSRSFLQKSSVDTSKFSMHDLLNDLAKSIEGEICFSSGESQPAINEDYASLERARYASFIWSQFVTPKCLRAYHDMKVLRSLILVRIGSSGNSLLISDKVLHELLTNVKFLRVFSLCHCNIVEVPNCVRELKHLRYLNFSNTYIERLPETIGNLCKLQALILRDCHKLSKLPNSITKLASLQFLDVRDTESLKEMPLGISNLKNLTILSKFMVGTEKGLQLKELKTLSHLQGELCISKLQKVEDVRDAVDANLLGKQGLRKLFLHWDEDFEIFRNDKHESQVLESLQPPIDIENLTILNYGGAIFPSWLDGSSNSRIVSLSLWDCPYVTSLPSLGQLPSLRELSLKGLNAVRIIGSNFYGGDRPFSSLITLQFEEMLAWKDWSPYVGGPKEEVPFSCLEHLVVRSCPSLVETLPCQLNRLIKLEIHSCQQLNNSTSELCLPSLNELYLEECSKEILKSLFKLTSLTVLKIDKLIELVSFDHRFMRFLGKLRKLHIGLCDKLTCLWQDENETQNLTCLQELTIERCARFTSFVAGDGEIELPCNLERMELVDCTSLEKLPSKMHALRHLVIENCPKIMALNIPQGDPKSNNLISQLESLKIHHYDSPISFSFAKGRLAPLKALDIYNCKGVDSLEGIAVESLEKMTINNCQNMGSLPQCLHMLSHLTQLHIYNCPALEIHDSPPLPVTLSSLVLSHCSKIKSIANCNLANCNNLTKLKIWQCTVLEIEDFPPLPITLQSLSLQGCPMIKSLPNHWHHLTSLETLDIRFCKNIKCFPKGGLPPKLRVLIISGIVNLKQPVREWGLHLLTSLSSLGIDFNMGGEREKEWFPSEDEDAWSLFPSSLTNLWIFELRNAERLSSGLRNHLPSLQLLLIGDCPKLRYLPEDGFPPSLQQLFIERCKILKERCSKLTGDYWPLIEEIPAIWIDYQLIR is encoded by the coding sequence ATGTTTGGCGGTGTCCTacgtaataaaataaaacccagTGAATGGGAAGATACCTTAAATAACATAATATGGGATCTTCCAACGACAAAGAATGATGAGGTTCTCCCTATTTTGAAATTGAGCTATGTCCATCTTCCTTCCTATTTGAAGAGATGCTTTTCTTATTGTGCAGTATTTCCTAAGGATTACGAAATTGAGAGAGATGAGCTAGTACTCTTATGGATAGCGGAGGGATTTTTAGAtggacaaaaaacaaagaaaaatatgttggAATTAGGATGGAATTACTTCGATGAATTAGTATCAAGATCATTTCTTCAAAAATCAAGTGTTGACACATCTaagttttcaatgcatgatcttTTGAATGATCTAGCAAAGTCAATTGAGGGTGAGATATGCTTTAGCTCTGGGGAGTCTCAACCGGCAATTAATGAAGATTATGCATCTCTGGAGAGAGCTCGTTATGCATCATTCATCTGGTCGCAGTTTGTTACACCAAAATGCTTGAGGGCATATCATGATATGAAGGTATTAAGAAGTTTAATATTGGTGCGTATTGGATCTAGTGGGAACTCTCTCCTTATATCCGACAAGGTGCTGCATGAGTTGCTGACAAACGTGAAGTTTCTGAGGGTTTTTTCATTATGTCATTGTAACATCGTAGAGGTACCAAATTGTGTTCGTGAATTAAAACATCTTCGATATCTCAATTTCTCGAACACTTATATCGAAAGGCTACCCGAGACTATTGGCAACTTGTGCAAATTACAAGCTTTGATCTTAAGAGATTGTCATAAACTTTCAAAGTTGCCTAACAGTATCACAAAGTTGGCCAGCTTACAGTTTCTTGATGTTAGGGATACAGAAAGTCTAAAAGAGATGCCACTGGGTATCAGTAATTTGAAGAATCTTACTATATTATCCAAGTTTATGGTAGGAACAGAGAAAGGGTTACAGTTAAAGGAGTTAAAGACCCTATCGCATCTTCAAGGAGAATTATGCATATCAAAATTACAAAAGGTGGAAGATGTTAGAGATGCCGTTGATGCTAACTTGTTAGGAAAGCAAGGCCTAAGAAAATTATTCTTGCATTGGGatgaagattttgaaatttttcggaATGATAAGCACGAATCACAGGTGCTTGAGTCTTTGCAACCTcccattgatattgaaaatctcactattttgaACTATGGCGGTGCAATATTCCCGTCATGGTTAGATGGTTCATCAAATTCTCGGATAGTGTCTTTGAGCTTGTGGGACTGTCCTTATGTCACGTCGTTGCCTTCACTTGGACAATTACCTTCATTGAGAGAATTATCTCTTAAAGGTCTAAATGCAGTAAGAATAATAGGCTCTAATTTTTACGGAGGTGATAGGCCTTTTTCTTCCTTAATTACTTTGCAGTTCGAAGAGATGTTGGCATGGAAGGATTGGTCTCCTTATGTGGGGGGCCCAAAAGAAGAAGTCCCATTCTCCTGTCTTGAGCATCTTGTTGTTCGAAGCTGTCCTTCGTTGGTCGAGACATTGCCCTGTCAACTTAATCGTCTTATCAAACTTGAAATTCATTCATGCCAACAATTGAATAACTCAACTAGTGAGTTATGTCTTCCATCTCTCAATGAGTTATACCTTGAGGAGTGCAGTAAGGAGATCTTAAAGAGCTTGTTCAAGCTAACTTCTTTGACAGTTCTCAAAATTGACAAACTCATAGAGCTTGTTTCCTTTGATCATCGATTTATGAGGTTCTTGGGCAAGCTAAGGAAGCTTCATATAGGATTGTGTGACAAGCTAACATGCTTGTGGCAAGATGAAAATGAAACGCAAAATCTCACTTGCCTCCAAGAATTAACCATTGAAAGGTGTGCTCGATTCACATCTTTTGTGGCAGGAGACGGAGAGATAGAGCTACCCTGTAATCTTGAAAGGATGGAATTGGTGGATTGCACAAGTTTAGAAAAGCTTCCAAGCAAGATGCATGCACTTAGGCATTTGGTGATtgagaattgtccaaaaatcatggCTCTAAACATTCCTCAAGGTGACCCAAAGAGCAATAATTTGatttctcaacttgaatctcttaAGATACATCATTATGATTCTCCAATATCCTTTTCATTTGCCAAGGGTAGACTTGCTCCTCTGAAGGCACTTGATATATACAACTGCAAGGGAGTGGACTCGTTGGAAGGGATTGCCGTAGAATCGCTTGAAAAAATGACAATTAACAATTGTCAAAATATGGGAAGCTTACCACAGTGCCTTCACATGCTTTCCCATCTCACTCAATTGCATATTTATAATTGTCCAGCATTAGAGATACATGACTCCCCTCCCCTTCCTGTCACCCTCTCGAGTCTTGTTCTTAGTCATTGTTCTAAGATAAAGTCTATTGCCAATTGTAACCTTGCCAACTGTAACAATCtcactaaattgaaaatatggCAGTGTACAGTATTGGAGATAGAGGACTTCCCACCCCTTCCCATCACCCTGCAGAGTCTTTCACTTCAGGGTTGTCCGATGATAAAGTCCCTACCAAATCATTGGCATCATCTTACATCTCTCGAAACGCTAGATATTCGGTTttgcaaaaatatcaaatgcttCCCCAAAGGAGGTTTGCCTCCCAAATTGCGAGTCCTTATAATTTCGGGGATCGTGAATCTGAAGCAGCCAGTGAGAGAGTGGGGCCTACACCTACTTACATCTCTCTCGAGTCTGGGCATTGATTTTAACatgggaggggagagagagaaggagtggTTTCCTTCGGAGGATGAGGATGCCTGgagtctctttccttcttctctgaCTAATCTTTGGATATTTGAGTTGAGAAACGCGGAAAGACTATCGAGCGGTCTCCGCAACCATCTCCCCTCTCTCCAATTGTTATTAATTGGAGATTGCCCCAAGTTGAGGtacttgccagaggatggcttccctccctccctccaacaaTTGTTCATAGAGAGATGCAAGATTCTGAAAGAGCGATGCTCAAAACTCACTGGCgactattggcccctcatcGAAGAGATCCCTGCCATCTGGATTGATTACCAGCTGATCCGATGA